A genomic segment from Polyangia bacterium encodes:
- a CDS encoding HNH endonuclease — MTNSAVLVLNRHYQPIHVTSAKRAFSLLYAGVARVIDPEFKTFDFESWAQLSAEVAGDDVIQTVSRAIRVPRVIVLQLYDRIPKTKVRFSRHNIYMRDGNTCQYCGQELPRSDLNLDHVVPRAQGGRTTWENVVCCCIDCNLTKAARTPDQAGMKLLKTPLRPRWTPTFRTNGGKIRYREWLPFLGVADASYWNVELKDD, encoded by the coding sequence ATGACCAATAGCGCTGTCCTGGTTCTAAACCGCCACTACCAGCCTATCCATGTCACCAGCGCCAAGCGCGCCTTCTCGCTGCTGTACGCTGGCGTGGCGCGGGTCATCGATCCCGAATTCAAGACCTTCGACTTCGAAAGCTGGGCCCAGCTGTCCGCCGAGGTCGCCGGCGACGATGTCATCCAGACCGTCAGCCGCGCCATTCGCGTGCCGCGGGTGATCGTGCTGCAGCTTTATGATCGCATCCCGAAGACCAAGGTCCGCTTCTCGCGTCACAACATCTACATGCGCGACGGCAACACCTGCCAGTACTGCGGGCAAGAGCTGCCGCGTTCCGATCTGAACCTGGACCACGTGGTGCCGCGCGCCCAGGGCGGTCGCACCACCTGGGAGAACGTCGTCTGCTGCTGCATCGACTGCAACCTGACCAAGGCCGCCCGCACGCCCGATCAGGCCGGGATGAAGCTGCTGAAGACGCCCCTGCGCCCGCGCTGGACCCCGACCTTCCGCACCAACGGCGGCAAGATCCGCTACCGCGAGTGGCTCCCCTTCCTGGGCGTGGCCGACGCGTCGTACTGGAACGTCGAACTCAAAGACGACTAG